TTGCTCTACCCACCTTCAATCTTTTTTTAGCTAAAGGCATAGCATCAAAAGCAGCTGTGGTTGGGCAAGTTAATACGCATTGACCTAACCTGCTTATCAATTGAAGCTTTAAAGCGCTTCCAAACCTATGGTAAACTTGAATATAAACTCCCGGCCTGTTATCTGGAGTTTCATTTGGTGAAGCTATAGGCCCTTCAAACCCTGCTTCAGCTGGAGACATAATTATAGATGAAGCGAAGCCTGTAGCGGTTTTAGCAGCTGTTAAAGCCCACTTCTCGTTTTCAGCTGTAATTAAAACTCTTGAAGCCCACATTGGAAAAGCTTCAGCAAAATCATTATCATCAATCTCCACTTCCCCAATTTTCATTTAAATCACCTTAACCCTTTTAATTATTCTTTAATTCTAAATTTAAAATTTTAGCTAATTGTTTTAAGGGTTTGCTCATAATATCTTTTACCATAAGTTAAAACAAGCTGGTAAAGCTTTTCTCTATTACTTAATTTAACAAGCTCTAGATTTCCCTCTGCATAAATTTTATCTCCCTCTTTAGCTTGCATTCTAAATTCTTCAATATAGGAAACTATAGCGTCAATTCTAGAAACTTTAAAACCTTTAATTTCTTTAGCTTCAATCCAATAAATAGAAGGCATAAAAATTGATTCCGACTCATTAATAACTTTTCCAATAACTGATACCCATCCCAACTTCTTAATTTTTAAAGGGTAAATCTGTTGATTAACAATTTCTTTATCGCTTTTAACAGGTTCAAACTCTACTTTTATTTTTCTATTAAAGCTTTTATCAATTAAAACACCGTAAACTAATTTTCTTTTTTGATGGGCGAAAAACTCTTTTAAGGAAAGCTTTTTAAATCTCCACTTTTCTTTAAATGGTAAAACTTCAAATTCATTAGCCATAAAGCTTTTTTCATTATAAAATTCTTTTAACACATCTTTTAACTCAAGCAACTGTTTCCTACCATAAATGATGAAATCTAAATCAGAGTAGCTTGGATGATAAAAATCATGAAGAATTGAACCGAAAACTCCAAAATCATTAATTGAAAGTTTTGAGCGATTTAAAATTTCTGAAATAACTTTGAAAAGAGCCCTTATTAATTCATTATTTTTCTCGCTGTAAAAAACAGTTTTTAATTTTTCTTCAGGAAACTTAATTTGAGAAATCTGGTTTTTCTTTAAACCAATTAAGTTAAATTTTAAATGTGGGTGCTTCACTTTATATTGAGGAAACTTCTTTTCAATAAATAATATTCCTTCATGCTCATAAAATTTGTAATATTTTTCGCCTTGAAACCCCTCTCTAAAAGCTTTAGAGTTTTTAGAATTAAATATTTTTAAAGGCGCGTATTCAGCGTCGCAAATAAAACCATTCACTGGATGCGTATACCCTAAAACCCTAAATATTATTCCCTCTTTAGAAGTTAACGCATCTCTATCTTTAATAATATTTCTCATTATTAACTCAACCTAAACGCTTAAATACTTTTAAACTTGATTTAAAATTATTTTTGATTTTTAAAAGATTTAATTATTTAAAAAAAAGGTGATTTTAGTTTTGGCAGTTAAAATTGGGTTTATAAAGCTTGGAAATATAGGTTCAGCGCCTTTAATAGAGTTTCTTTTAGATGAAAGAGCTGAAAGAGAAGATTTAAATGTAAGAGTTGTAAGCTCAGGCGCGAAATTAACTGTTGAAGAAGCAGCTGAAGCAGCTGAAAAACTTCTTGAATTTAAACCTGATTTAGCTATTGTGGTTAGCCCAAACGCTTCTTTACCTGGACCTGAAAAGGCTAGAGAAATTCTTAGCAAAGCAGGGATTCCAGTTTTAGTTGTTTCAGATGGCCCAGCTAAAAAAGCTGTAAAAAAGCTTGAGGAAGGGGGTTTTGGATATTTAATAATTGAAGGTGATCCAATGATTGGTGCTAGAAGAGAATTTTTAGATCCAATAGAAATGGCTTTATTTAATGCTGAAGTTATCAAGGTTTTAGCCGGGTCAGGAGTTTTCAATATTTTATTTGCTGAAATCGATAAAATTATAGAAAGCTTAAAAAAGAGAGAAAAGCCTCAGCTTCCAAAAAGAATTATTGATAGCGAAGCAGCTGTTGAAGCTGCTGAATTTCAAAATCCATATGCTAAAGCTAAAGCTCAAGCAGCTTATGAAGCTGCTAAAAAAGTTGCTGAAATAAATGTTCAAGCTTGCTTTATAATTAAAGATTGGCAAAAATACACAACTTTAGCTGCTTCAGCTCATGAATTAATTAGGGAAGCTGCTAAATTAATTGATGCAGCTAGAGAAATAGAGAAAACAAGCGATTCAGTAATTAGGCATCCGCATTATGATGATGGAAAAATTTTATCTAAAAGGCGTTTAATAGAAAAGCCTAGGTGAAACTTTAGCGATGAAAGTTAAGCTTATAACTGGAAGAAGCTTGCAGCAAGGCGTAGGGAAGGAAACTGGAAAATTTTCTATAGAATATTTTAATAATGTAGCCATATGCGAGCTTGATCCAAGCGATATGGAAACCTTAAATATATCGCCAGGAGAAAACGTTGTGGTGAAAACAAAATTCGGCGAAGTTATTTTAAAAGCTGTTAAATCTATGCAAGCTCCTCATAAAGGTGTAATTTTTATTCCTTACGGTCCCTGGGCTAATTTAGTTACGGATCCTGAAACTCATGGAAGCGGAATGCCAAATTTTAAAGGAATTGAAGCTGAAGTTTCTCCAGCAAAAGAGGAAAAAATCTTAACTTTAAAAGAAGTTTTAGAAAAAATTTCTGGAGGAAAATGAATTTAATGGAAAAAACAATTTATAATGCTGTTTGCACAATTTGCGGGTGCTGCTGCGATGATTTAGAAGTTAAAGTTGGAGATGGAAAAATAGTTGAGGTTAAAAACGCCTGCGCTATTTCATTAAGTAAATTTCAAAATTATAATAGTGAAGAAAGAATTATTAAACCAATGATTAAAAAGAATGGGGAATTTAAAGAATGCAGCTTTAAAGAAGCTGCTGAAAAAGCTTCGATGATTCTTGCTGAAGCTGAATACCCCTTAATTTATGGGTTAAGTTTAACAAGCACAGAGGCTATAGGTAAAGCTGTAGAGTTGGCTGAAGTTTTAGGAGGCGTTATAGATAATACAACATCTGTTTGTCATGGCCCAAGTTTAATAGGGGTTCATGATATAGGTGTGGTAACATGCACTTTAGGAGAAATTAAAAATAGAGCTGATTTAATAATTTATTGGGCTTCAAATCCTGTTTTCAGTCATCCAAGGCATTTAGCTAGATATACAATTTTTAGTAAAGGAAAATTTAGGAAGGAAAGAAAAGAAAGAAAGCTTATAGTGGTAGATGTTAGAAAAACAGCTACGGCTAAACTAGCTGATATATTTATTCAAGCTATTCCAAACCAAGATTATGAATTGCTTTCAGCTTTAAGAATGGCTGTTAAAGGAGAAGAAATTTATTTGGATGAAGTGGCTGGTGTTCCCGTAAACAAAATTGAAGAATTAGCTGATTTAATGATAAGCTGCGAGTTTGGAGTATTGTTTTTTGGTTTAGGATTAACAATGTCTCTTGGAAAAAGTAGAAATATAGATGCCGCCTTATCTTTGGTTAGAGATTTAAATGAAAAAACAAAATTTTTAATAATGCCTATGAGAGGCCATTATAATGTAACAGGTGCAAATGAAGTTATAGCTTGGCAAACAGGTTATCCATTTGCAGTAGATTTTAGCCAAGGTTACCCAAAGTATAATCCTGGAGAAACAACAACAATAGAGCTTTTAACTAGAGGGGAATGTGATGCAGCTTTAATAATAGGTTCAGATCCAGCAGCTCACTTTCCAGTTTCAGCAGTAAAGCATTTAATGAAAATCCCAGTAATAACAATTGATCCTCATAAAAATGCTACAACATTAATTTCAAATGTTGTTATTCCAACAGCTATAACAGGTATTGAAGTCGAAGGGACAGTTTATAGAATGGACGGGGTTCCATTAGAGTGTAAAAAGCTTGTTGAACCCCCCTTAGGCTTAAAATCTGATGAGGAAATTTTAACTGAAATCTTAGCGAATGTTAAAAAACTGAAAGGGTAAGGCGGTTTCGAGATGAGTGAAATTTTAATTAAAAACGGCTTTGTTTTCGATCCATTAAACAATATAAATGGAGAAAAAATAGATATAGCTGTTAAAGATGGAAAAATAGTTGAGAAAGTAAGTTCTAAAGCAAAAGTTATTGATGCCTCTGATATGATTGTTATGCCAGGTGGAGTAGATATTCATTCGCATATAGCTGGGTCAAAAGTTAATGCTGGAAGAGTTTTAAGACCAGAAGATCATGTTAAAGATTTTGAAGTTAAAACTAAAATTACTAGATCTGGAGTTGGATATTCAGTCCCCTCAACCTTTACCACAGGCTATAGATATGCAAAAATGGGTTATACTACTGTTTTTGAACCTGCAACTCCACCCTTAAAAACTAGGCACACTCATGAAGAATTAAGAGATATACCAATTATTGATAAGGGTTGTTTCCCTCTTTTAGGAAATAACTGGTTTATAATGGAGTATTTAAAAGAAGAGAAGCTTGAAGAATGTGCTGCTTATATAAGTTGGCTTCTTAATGCAGTTAAAGGTTACGCTATAAAAATAGTTAATCCAGGCGGAACTGAAGCTTGGGGTTGGGGAAGAGAAATAGCTTATTTAGATGAGGAAATCCCATATTTTAATGTAACGCCTAAAGAGATTGTAAGATGGCTTTGCAAAATAAATAATATTTTAAATTTACCTCATCCAATTCATGTTCATACAAATAACCTTGGGAAACCTGGAAACTATGTTACTACTATAGAAACTATGGATGCTGTTAAAGACTTATCTAAAGATGGAGAAGTTTCCATTCATGTTACTCACGTGCAATTTAATGGATTTGCTGGTACCTCATGGTTAAATCTTGCTTCAGGAGCATCTGAAATAGCAGATTATATAAATAAAAACACTCATGTTGAAATCGACGTGGGACAAATAACTTTTGCCGATACAACAACAATGACTGCTGATGGCCCATTTCAATACATCCTTTATCTTTTATCAAGAGAAAAATGGGTTAATGCTGATGTTGAAGCTGAAACTGGTGCTGGAATAGTTCCATTTAGATATAAAAAATCTAACTATGTAAATGCCATTCAATGGGGTATTGGTTTAGAATTAGCTTTGCTAATAAAAGATCCGTGGAAAATCCATATGACTACAGATCATCCGAATGGTGGCCCATTCACGCATTACCCGAAAGTTATAGCTTGGTTAATGAGCGGAAAGGCAAGAGAGAAAACTATAAATAAAATCAACAAAAACGCTAAAAGAAGACTTGATTTACCCGGCATCGATAGAGAGTATACGCTTTATGAAATAGCAATAATAACTAGAGCAGCTACAGCTAAATCTTTAGGTTTAAAAAATAAAGGGCATTTAGGTGTTGGGGCTGATGCAGACATAGCAATATATGATTTAAACTATAAAAAATTAGAGTCATCAAAAGATTATAAGTTGATTAAAAAAGCTTTCAAACGAGCAGCATATACAATTAAAAATGGAGAAATAGTAGCTAAAAATGGAGAAATAGTAGATTCTTCAAAAGGGAAAATTTATTGGGTTAACTCTAAAGTTGCTGATGACATTCAAAAAGCTATGTTAAGCAATTTAAAAACAAAGTTTGAAGATTATTACACTATAAAAATGGAAAATTACGTTATTAATGAAAGTTACTTACGCAACTCATGTATGTTAAATGTTCAATCGGAGGTTTAACAATTGAATGAATTAACTTTAACTTTAAAGAAAGAATTAAAAATACCAATCGACGGCTCAATTATATCTCCAACAAGTTTAAATGGAAAAACAATAGAAGAAATAAAAAATCTTGAATTATGGAGGGGAAACAGGAAAGTTAAGATGGATAAAGTTTTTCATGTTAAAGGTAAATCTGAAGGAGAAGAAGATAATTTAACAGTAAGACTTGTTGGAGATTTTTCTAAAGCTCGAGGTTTAGGATTTAAAATGAAAGGGGGAACATTAGTAATTGATGGAAATGCAGGTTTACGGTTAGGCGAAAAAATGAGTGGGGGCTTAATTAAAGTCAATGGTAACGCAGGATCTTGGCTCGGCTCCGAGATGAGCGGGGGAACAATAGAGGTTGAAGGAAATGCTGGAGATTTTGTTGGAGCAGGTTATAGAGGGGGAAGAAAAGGAATGAAAGGGGGTAAAATAATGATTAAAGGAAGCTGCGGGGCTGAAGCAGGAGCCTGGATGATTAATGGAGTTATAAAGGTTTATGGTAACTCTGGAATTTTCCCAGGAATCCATATGAAAGGGGGAACAATATTCGTAAAAGGAGGCTGCGAAGGGAGAGCTGGAGCAGAAATGAAGGATGGCAAAATAGTAATTTTAGGATATTTACCCTCTATTCTACCAAGCTTTGATATAGAAGAAGTAAAAGCATCTGTAAAAGTTGAGGAGGAAAAAATTTCAGGGCCATTCTATCTATTTACAGGCGATATAAATGAAGAAGGTGTAGGGAAACTTTATGTTTCAATTAATTCTAATCCTCAACTTAAGTTTTGGGAAAAGTTTTTAGAGAGCGTGATTTAAATGGAGAGCATTAATGAAAAAGCTGTTAAGCTTGCTCAAAAGCTTATAGATGAAAAAGAAGAGTTTAAAGTTGAAGTTCATGAAGAAATTGAAGGAAGTATAATAATTGATGCTGGTGTAAAAGTTGAAGGAAGCGTTTCAGCAGGGTTAATGATAACAGAAATATGCATGGGAGGATTAGGAAAAGCAAAGTTAATACATAAAAACTTTGGAAAAACAGTTTTGCCAGCAGTTTTTATTGAAACAGATTACCCAGCAATATCAACTTTAGCAGCTCAATATGCTGGATGGAGAATTAAAGTTAACGATTATTTTGCTATGGGTTCAGGACCAGCTAGAGCTTTATCTTTAAAGCCTAAAGAAATTTATGAGCGAATAAACTATAAAGATGAAGCTAAACATGGAGTTATAGTTTTAGAAGCGGATAAACTTCCATCAAATGAAGCGCTTAAATATATTGCGGAGAAATGTAATATTGAATTAAAAAATCTTTATGTTATTGTAACGCCTACATCAAGCCTTGCTGGTTCAACTCAAATTTCAGGAAGAATAGTTGAAACTGGGGTTCATAAGTTAAATGAGTTAAGATTTGACCCCAAAAAGATTCTTCATGGTTCAGGTTACGCACCTATAGCTCCCATTCATCCAGATTCGATGAAAGCTATGGGTAGAACAAATGATGCTCTTTATTATGGCGGTGTAACATTTTATGTAGTGAACTCTGATGATGACGAAGAATTGAAAAGGATAGTTAAACAAGCGCCTTCATCTACTGCTAAAGATTATGGAAAACCATTTTATAAAATATTAAAGGATGCAAATTTTGATTTTTACCAAATAGATCCCAACCTTTTTGCACCAGCTAAAGTTACAGTAAACAATGTTAAATCTGGGTTTACTTATACAGCTGGAGAAGTTAATGAGGAGGTTTTGCTAGAAACAATGGGAATTATAAAGAGTTAACCTATTAATTCTTTCTTTTTTAAGAGCTTCAATAAACTTGATTAAAATTTTCATCTCTAATTCTGAAGCTTTAAACTTTTTGTTAAAAGGGCATAACTTATCAATTATTGGGCCCTCATTCTTATCGTAGATTAAAGGGTAAAGTTGGCAACCTAAAGGCTTAAACTCATATATAACACATTTTCCATTTTTTAAAAACACGCATTTTCCATGTTTATTTTTAAGCTTTAACCATCCCCCCTCATTAATTAAAAAGAATTTTTCTTTAAAACCTAGTTTCTTGATTTTTTCAATATCATTTAAGCTTAACAGCATTTCAGTTTTAACGCAACATTTAAAACAATTATTTTTTAAGCAAATTTCTCCATTTATCAATTTTCTAATTAAAATGTAAAGCAAGAAATTAATAAAAATGTTTAGTTTACTTAAATTTAGAAAGAAAAAGGAGCTTAATATTTTTGATTAAAGCAATAGCCTTCGATTTAATTGGAACATTAGTTAAAATTGAAGATAAGGAAGAGTTAGCCTTAACCAACCTTTATAAAACGTTAAGAAAGTTCGGGTTTAAAGAAGATTTTTCTTTGTTTAAAAAGTTTTATGATGAAGCAGCCTTAAAATATTTAAATTTTAGGAAGGCAACAGAAAAAGAAGTGCATAATAAGGTTTGGTTAAAAGAGGCATTAATGAATCTAGGTTTTAATAAAGCTTTTGAAGGGGGAATTCTAGAGAGAAGCATTAAAGCATATTTTAAACCTTATGTGGAATCTGCAAAAATTCCAAGCGAAGTTTATGAAGTTTTACCTATACTAAAAAAGAGTTATAAAATCGGTTTAATTTCAAATTTTACGAATCCCCCAACAGTTTATGAAATTTTAAAAAGGGGAAGAGTGCTGAAGTTTTTTGATTCAATAGTGATATCTGGAGAGGTGGGTTGGAGAAAGCCGAATCCAATTTTATTTTTAAAGCTTGCCGCCTCTTTAAATTTAACTGCTAAAGAAATTGTTTTTGTTGGAGACGACCCAAACTATGATGTAAAAGGTGCCAAAACAGCTGGGATGATTGCAGTTTTAGTTACAAGCGGGGAAGCTAGATTAAATAATAAGTATTATGAGAAAAGTGGGGAGGTTAAAGCGGATTATAAGGTGAAAAACATTAGCGAGCTAATGAATTTGCTTAAGG
This is a stretch of genomic DNA from Candidatus Bathyarchaeota archaeon. It encodes these proteins:
- a CDS encoding formylmethanofuran dehydrogenase subunit B; its protein translation is MEKTIYNAVCTICGCCCDDLEVKVGDGKIVEVKNACAISLSKFQNYNSEERIIKPMIKKNGEFKECSFKEAAEKASMILAEAEYPLIYGLSLTSTEAIGKAVELAEVLGGVIDNTTSVCHGPSLIGVHDIGVVTCTLGEIKNRADLIIYWASNPVFSHPRHLARYTIFSKGKFRKERKERKLIVVDVRKTATAKLADIFIQAIPNQDYELLSALRMAVKGEEIYLDEVAGVPVNKIEELADLMISCEFGVLFFGLGLTMSLGKSRNIDAALSLVRDLNEKTKFLIMPMRGHYNVTGANEVIAWQTGYPFAVDFSQGYPKYNPGETTTIELLTRGECDAALIIGSDPAAHFPVSAVKHLMKIPVITIDPHKNATTLISNVVIPTAITGIEVEGTVYRMDGVPLECKKLVEPPLGLKSDEEILTEILANVKKLKG
- a CDS encoding molybdopterin dinucleotide-binding protein, with the protein product MKVKLITGRSLQQGVGKETGKFSIEYFNNVAICELDPSDMETLNISPGENVVVKTKFGEVILKAVKSMQAPHKGVIFIPYGPWANLVTDPETHGSGMPNFKGIEAEVSPAKEEKILTLKEVLEKISGGK
- a CDS encoding formylmethanofuran dehydrogenase subunit A, with translation MSEILIKNGFVFDPLNNINGEKIDIAVKDGKIVEKVSSKAKVIDASDMIVMPGGVDIHSHIAGSKVNAGRVLRPEDHVKDFEVKTKITRSGVGYSVPSTFTTGYRYAKMGYTTVFEPATPPLKTRHTHEELRDIPIIDKGCFPLLGNNWFIMEYLKEEKLEECAAYISWLLNAVKGYAIKIVNPGGTEAWGWGREIAYLDEEIPYFNVTPKEIVRWLCKINNILNLPHPIHVHTNNLGKPGNYVTTIETMDAVKDLSKDGEVSIHVTHVQFNGFAGTSWLNLASGASEIADYINKNTHVEIDVGQITFADTTTMTADGPFQYILYLLSREKWVNADVEAETGAGIVPFRYKKSNYVNAIQWGIGLELALLIKDPWKIHMTTDHPNGGPFTHYPKVIAWLMSGKAREKTINKINKNAKRRLDLPGIDREYTLYEIAIITRAATAKSLGLKNKGHLGVGADADIAIYDLNYKKLESSKDYKLIKKAFKRAAYTIKNGEIVAKNGEIVDSSKGKIYWVNSKVADDIQKAMLSNLKTKFEDYYTIKMENYVINESYLRNSCMLNVQSEV
- a CDS encoding methenyltetrahydromethanopterin cyclohydrolase; its protein translation is MESINEKAVKLAQKLIDEKEEFKVEVHEEIEGSIIIDAGVKVEGSVSAGLMITEICMGGLGKAKLIHKNFGKTVLPAVFIETDYPAISTLAAQYAGWRIKVNDYFAMGSGPARALSLKPKEIYERINYKDEAKHGVIVLEADKLPSNEALKYIAEKCNIELKNLYVIVTPTSSLAGSTQISGRIVETGVHKLNELRFDPKKILHGSGYAPIAPIHPDSMKAMGRTNDALYYGGVTFYVVNSDDDEELKRIVKQAPSSTAKDYGKPFYKILKDANFDFYQIDPNLFAPAKVTVNNVKSGFTYTAGEVNEEVLLETMGIIKS
- a CDS encoding YkgJ family cysteine cluster protein; translation: MLLSLNDIEKIKKLGFKEKFFLINEGGWLKLKNKHGKCVFLKNGKCVIYEFKPLGCQLYPLIYDKNEGPIIDKLCPFNKKFKASELEMKILIKFIEALKKERINRLTLYNSHCF
- a CDS encoding formylmethanofuran dehydrogenase subunit C → MNELTLTLKKELKIPIDGSIISPTSLNGKTIEEIKNLELWRGNRKVKMDKVFHVKGKSEGEEDNLTVRLVGDFSKARGLGFKMKGGTLVIDGNAGLRLGEKMSGGLIKVNGNAGSWLGSEMSGGTIEVEGNAGDFVGAGYRGGRKGMKGGKIMIKGSCGAEAGAWMINGVIKVYGNSGIFPGIHMKGGTIFVKGGCEGRAGAEMKDGKIVILGYLPSILPSFDIEEVKASVKVEEEKISGPFYLFTGDINEEGVGKLYVSINSNPQLKFWEKFLESVI
- a CDS encoding HAD-IA family hydrolase; translation: MIKAIAFDLIGTLVKIEDKEELALTNLYKTLRKFGFKEDFSLFKKFYDEAALKYLNFRKATEKEVHNKVWLKEALMNLGFNKAFEGGILERSIKAYFKPYVESAKIPSEVYEVLPILKKSYKIGLISNFTNPPTVYEILKRGRVLKFFDSIVISGEVGWRKPNPILFLKLAASLNLTAKEIVFVGDDPNYDVKGAKTAGMIAVLVTSGEARLNNKYYEKSGEVKADYKVKNISELMNLLKVIG
- a CDS encoding F420-dependent methylenetetrahydromethanopterin dehydrogenase, with protein sequence MAVKIGFIKLGNIGSAPLIEFLLDERAEREDLNVRVVSSGAKLTVEEAAEAAEKLLEFKPDLAIVVSPNASLPGPEKAREILSKAGIPVLVVSDGPAKKAVKKLEEGGFGYLIIEGDPMIGARREFLDPIEMALFNAEVIKVLAGSGVFNILFAEIDKIIESLKKREKPQLPKRIIDSEAAVEAAEFQNPYAKAKAQAAYEAAKKVAEINVQACFIIKDWQKYTTLAASAHELIREAAKLIDAAREIEKTSDSVIRHPHYDDGKILSKRRLIEKPR